The Natrinema saccharevitans genome includes the window ACAGACGATGAGTGAAAGCGAAACAGAAGCGGACGACGACCGCACGGGCGAGCACGCCGCAAAGCGGACGGGACAGATCGAGTCCTGTCAGCGCTGTGGTCGCGAGCAAGGACTCGTCGGCAAGTACGACATCAATCTCTGCCGGCAGTGCTTCCGCGAGATCGCCCGCGAGATGGGATTCAGGAAGTATCGATAACATGACCGGAAACGATCCACTCAGCAACGCGCTCTCGGGACTCGACAACGCCGAGAGCGTGGGTCATCTCACCCACGAGGTAACGCCCGCCTCGAACGAGATCGGCAGCGTACTCGAGGTCTTCTACGACCGCGGGTACATCGACGGCTTCGAGTACGTCGACGACGGCAAAGCCGGTCACTTCGAGGTCGAACTGAAAGGAGCGATCAACGAGTGCGGCCCCATCAAGCCCCGCTACGCCGTTGGCGCTGAAGACTTCGAGAAGTGGGAGAAGCGCTATCTCCCGGCTCGAGACTTCGGTGCGCTCGTCGTCACGACGAGCAGTGGCATCATGAGCCACTACGAGGCACGCGAGCAGGGTATTGGGGGCCAGGTGATCGCATACGTCTACTAACCATGCGAGTTGAACTGGAAATCCCCGAAAACGTAACCGTCGAGGTCGATCGGTTCGACGTGACCGTCGAAGGTCCGGAAGGCACCGTTTCGCGGCGCCTCTGGTACCCCGACGTGACCGTCGAGACAGACGACGACCAGGTGGTCATCGAAAGCGGTGCCGAGGACGCGAAGACGAACTCGACCGTCGGCACCTTCGAGAGCCACATCACCAACGCCTTCCACGGCGTGACCGAGGGCTGGGAGTACGAGATGGAGGTCTTCTACTCTCACTTCCCGATGCAGGTCCGCGTGGAGGGCGAGGAGGTCGTCATCGAGAACTTCCTCGGCGAAAAGGCACCGCGACGAACGACTATCCACGGTGAGACGGAGGTTACCGTCGACGACGAGCAGCTCGTCCTGTCCGGCCCCAGCAAGGAAGACGTCGGACAGACGGCGGCGGACATCGAGCAGCTGACGAAGGTCAGCGGCAAGGACACCCGTATCTTCCAGGACGGGGTCTACATCACCAACAAACCCGCCAAGGGAGGTGCCTGATAGATGGCAGACGACGAACCCCAGGAACTCGAGGACATCAGCGGCGTCGGCGCGAGCAAGGCAGACGCACTACGCGACGCCGGCTTCGAGTCCATCCAGGACGTCAAGGAAGCCGATCAGGACGACCTCGCCGAGGCCGACGGCGTCGGAAACGCGCTCGCGGCCCGTATCAAGGCTGACGTCGGTGACCTCGAGGTCACCGAGGAGACCGAGGCCGAGATCGAAGACGAAGGTGCAGAAGAAGCGGAGCCGGAGGAAGACGTCGAAACCGAACTGCAGCCCCGCGGGCTGACCGAGAAGACGCCCGACCTCTCCGAGGACGAGGAGCGACTCCTCAACCGACGGAAAAAGGAGGGGAAGCCGCAGTTCAACCGGCAGGACTACCACAAGAAAAAGCGGACGCCGGAGTCCTGGCGTCGACCCCGCGGCACGCTGTCCAAGCAGCGCCGCGGCGTCAAGGGCAAGGGCCCGAAGGTCCAGGCCGGCTACCGTACGCCGACGGAAGTCCGCGGAAAGCACCCCAGCGGCTTCGAGGAAGTCTACGTCGAGAACACGGACGACCTCGAGGGTGTCGACGGCGACCGCGAGGCGGTCCGGATCGCCTCGGCGGTCGGCGCGCGCAAGCGCGAACGCATCGAGGAACAGGCCGAGGAACAGGGCGTCCGCGTCCTGAACCCGACCTACGAGGAAGTCGAGGTGGAATCAGATGACTGATCTCTCCGCACAGAAGCGACTGGCCGCCGACGTCTTGGACGTCGGCGAGAACCGCGTCTGGCTCGACCCTGACGCCCAGGGCGACATCGCCGAAGCGATCACCCGCGACGAGATCCGCGAACTCGTCGACGAGGGTCGCATTCAGGCCGACGAACCCTCGGGCAACTCCCGCGGTCGCGCCCGCGAGCGCAACGCGAAACGCGCCTACGGCCACCAGAAGGGCCAGGGCAAGCGCCGCGGCAAGAAAGGCGCCCGCCAGAACGAGAAAGACGAGTGGCAGGACAAGATTCGCGCACAGCGTCGGAAGCTGCGTGAACTCCGCGACAAGGGCGAACTCTCGCCCACGCAGTACCGCGAGCTCTACAAGAAGGCTGGCGGCGGGGAGTTCCGTAGCGTCCGGTACCTGTTGAACTACATCGACGACAACTACGGTGACCAATAATGGCGACAGGACCACGATACAAAGTACCGATGCGGCGTCGCCGTGAGGTCCGGACGGACTACCACCAGAGGTTGCGCCTGCTGAAATCGGGCAAGCCCCGCCTCGTCGCTCGCAAGAGCAACAAGCATACTACGGCGCAGCTGATCACTCCCGGACCTCAGGGAGACGAGACGCTCGCAAGCGCACACTCGAGCGATCTCGAGGAGTACGGTTGGGACGCACCCACGAGCAACATTTCGGCGGCGTATCTGACCGGCCTGCTGGCCGGCCAGCGAGCCGTCGAGGCCGGGATCGAGGAAGCAGTGCTGGACATCGGCCTCAACACCGCGACGCCTGGCAACAAGGTGTTTGCGGTACAGGAGGGCGCGATCGATGCCGGCCTCGATATCCCGCACAACGACAGCGTACTGGCGGACTGGTCGCGCACCCGCGGCGAACACATCGCCGAGTACGCCGAGCAGCTAGACGAACCGCTCTACAGCGGCGAGTTCGACGCGACTGACCTCCCCGAACACTTCGACGAGGTACGTGAGGAGATCCTAGAATGAGTGGAAACAACTACAACGACGGCGGATGGGAACCGGTTACCCGTCTCGGCCGAATGGTTCAGGAGGGCGACATCGAGACGATGGAGGACGCCCTCAACTCGGGCCTCCCGCTGAAGGAGCCCGAACTCGTCGACCAGCTCCTCCCCGGACTGGAAGACGAGGTGCTGGACATCAACATGGTCCAGCGGATGACCGACTCCGGGCGACGCGTGAAGTTCCGCTGTGTCGTCGCCGTCGGCAACCGCGACGGCTTCATCGGCTACGCGGAAGGCCGCGACGACCAGGTCGGCTCCGCCATCCAGAAGGCCATCGGTATCGCGAAGCTGAACATGATCCAGGTGCCCCGCGGCTCGGGGTCCTGGGAGGACCGTTCGGACCGGCCACACTCGCTGACCCGACGGACGACCGGCAAAGCCGGTTCCGTCGAGGTCGAACTCATCCCCGCCCCCGAAGGGCTGGGGCTGGCCGCCAGCGACACCGTCCGTCACGTCCTCGAGCTGGCCGGTATCGAGAACGCCTGGACGAAGAGCCACGGCAACACCCGAACGACGGTCAACCTCGCGAAAGCGACCTACAACGCACTCGAGAACGCCTCGCAGTCGCGGCATCCGCGCCGTCGACCCGACCGCGAGGAAGCCGAGGTGAGTGAGTGATGAAAGCGATCGTGCAGGTTCGCGGCGAAGTGAACCGACAGGAAGACGTTCAGGACACGCTGGAGATGCTCAACATCCACAGCGTCAACCACTGCGCGCTCGTCCCCGAAACCGACGCCTACGAGGGGATGGTCGCGAAGGTCAACGACTACGTCGCCCACGGCGAACCCGACGCCGACGTCCTCGAGACGCTGCTCGCGAAGCGAGCCGAACCCCTCGAGGGCGACCAGTCCGATGTCGACGAGGCGTGGCTGGCCGACAACACCGAGTACGACGGCTTCGGTGTACTGGCCGACGCGCTCCTTGCGGAGGAGACGACGCTTCGTGACGAGGGACTGTCACCGACGCTTCGACTTCACCCGCCGCGGGGAGGTCACGAGGGTATCAAGAAGCCGACCGTCGAGGGCGGCCAACTCGGAAAGCATACAACAGGGGAGATTAACGACCTCCTAGAATCGATGCGATAACCATGACGAGCAAAAAACGACGCCAGCGCGGATCGCGGACCCACAGCGGCGGTTCCCACAAGAATCGACGCGGTGCGGGCCATCGCGGTGGCCGCGGCCGTGCCGGGCGCAGCAAACACGAGTTCCACAACTACGAACCGAAGGGCAAACACGGCTTCAAGCGACCTCACGACATCCGCGAGACGGTCGCGGAGATCGACGTCCAGAAGCTAGACGAGGACGCGATCCTCTACGTCGCGGAGGACCTCGCCGAAGAGACCGACGGCGGCTACGAACTCGACGCTCGCGATATCGTCGAGGACGGCCACGAGGTGGACAAGGTGAAGGTCCTCGGCTCGGGGCAGGTCCGCAACGAGCTGACCGTGACGGCCGACGCTTTCTCCGACGCCGCACGCGAGAAGCTCGAGGCCGCCGGCGGCGACGCGGTCCTCACCGAGCGCGCACAGGAAGCGGACGACGCCGACACCGAACAGGACGAGGAGTAACACATGGGATGGAAGGAAGCCGCTGAACCGGTCCTAACGCGGATGCCAGCAGTGCGCCGTCCGGAGGGGCACGTCCCCTTCAAGCGCAAGCTGATGTGGACGGCCGGCATCCTCATGTTGTATTTCTTCCTGACGAACGTCACGCTGCTCGGTCTGCAGTCCGGCGGGGCAAACGACCTCTTCGGCGAGTTCCGCGCGATCCTCGCGGGCTCGCAGGGGTCGGTGCTGCAGGTCGGTATCGGCCCGATCGTCACCGCGAGCATCGTCTTACAGCTGCTCGGCGGGGCGAACCTGCTCGGACTCGACACCGACGATCCGCGGGACCAGGTCCTCTATCAGGGACTCCAGAAGCTGCTGGTGGTCCTGATGGTGATCCTGACCGGGCTGCCGATGGTGTTCGCCGGCGGCTTCCTGCCAGCCCAGTCGTCGCTCCAACTCGGCGGCCTCGCCCTCGAGGGAACACAGGTTCAGCTCCTGATGTTCGCTCAGATCCTCGTCGGCGGGGTTCTCATCCTCTACATGGACGAGGTCGTCAGCAAGTGGGGCGTCGGGAGCGGGATCGGCCTGTTCATCATCGCCGGCGTGAGCCAGCGACTGGTCACCGGTCTCGTCCAGCCCGCACAGGGCGGGTTCTTTTTCGACTGGTACCGTATCCTGACCGGACAGGTCGACGTCGGATCGCTCGTCTCGGCGGCCGGTCTGCAGACGCTGCTGATCAACGAGGGCCACATCATCGCCCTGGTGACGACGCTGCTGATCTTCGGGATCGTCGTCTACGCGGAGTCGGTCCGCGTCGAGATCCCGCTGAGCCACGCCCGCGTCAAGGGCGCTCGCGGTCGCTTCCCCGTGAAGCTCATCTACGCGAGCGTCCTGCCGATGATCCTCGTCCGCGCCGTACAGGCGAACGTCCAGTTCATGGGCCAGATCCTCAACCGGCAGTGGGGCGGGATGCCCACCTGGCTCGGGACCTACTCGCAGGGCCAGCCCGACGGCGGGCTGTTCTACTATCTGGCACCGATCTACTCGCCTCAGGACTGGATGTGGTGGACGGCCAACGTCTCCCAGAACGCGTGGCAGGTGCTGATCCGGATCGGCATCGACGTCACCTTCATGGTCGTCGGCGGTGCGATCTTCGCCATCTTCTGGGTCGAGACGACCGACATGGGGCCCGAGTCGACGGCGAAGCAGATCCAGAACTCCGGGATGCAGATCCCCGGCTTCCGACAGAACGTCGGCGTCATCGAGAAGGTCATGGAACGGTACATTCCGCAGGTGACCGTCATCGGCGGTGCGCTGGTCGGCCTGCTGGCCGTCTGGGCGAACATGCTTGGCACTATCGGTAACGTCTCCGGGACGGGGCTGCTGCTTGCGGTCTCGATCACGTACAAGCTGTACGAGGAGATCGCCGAGGAACAGCTCATGGAGATGCATCCGATGATGCGCCAGATGTTTGGCAACGAGTAAGCCCGTTCGCCGAACACCGCGTCTCACCGACTCGACTTCTCCGACCGTCTTCGTCCATCCGATAGCGGCGCTCTTCTCGAGGTTCGATCGCCGCTTCTCTCGTCCGCTCTCGAGGAATCGCGCGATCGATCCGAGGGTGCGCGGGACGGATCGGTTCGTTCTCCGGTCGGGACGGCCACCTCGATAACGGCAGTTCCCGGGCTCCGTCGAGACGGTTCTGACCGGGGAATCAGCAACGCCAGTAGAAGGCGACCGGTTCGGTTCCTCCGCGGTTCAGTCGGTGTCGTGATTCTGAGCGGATCGAGAGCACGTAATCGGGACGTGGAGATTCGTGTCGAGGCCGAACAGTCGAATTCGCCCTCGAGCGCGCCCGATAGCGTGGACCGTCGAGAACGAGACTCGCTCAACTCAAGTGCGATTCGTTCGGCAAATTTCGCTGCCTTCGTTTACCAGCGGTGGAGTCCGGAAGGTCCGACAGTGGCGGTTCTCCTGGTCGTAGTTCATCGGCTCCGGAACGTGGCGCGTCCGGGTAGACGAACGCTCCGGAGCGGCCGACTCGAGTCGACGGGCGGGACCCTGGTGACAGCCGGCCGCGTCTCGCGGCTGTAACGGCCGAGAGACTACTCGACGGCGCTGTCAGAAATCCCAACCCGTTGGAAGAAGAAAGGACGTGCCCGATCGTCTCGACGAGACGTCGCGGTTACTGAATCGAGTACCCGGCGGCGAGGGTCAGCAGGACGACCATGAACGCCGCGGTGAGCATCATGTAGGTGATCGAGCGGGGCTCGTCTTTCAGGTGTTGGAAGTAGCCGGCGATCAGCGAGACCTTGATGACCGCCAACACCATCGTCCCGGCGATCGCAACCTGTTCGCTAAAGATCTCGGGGAAGTGGAAGAAGGCGAACTTCCCTGTAGCCAGCAGTAGCAGTGCCACGTAAATCAGGCTGTACGTCCGAAGGCTCGCCATTAGTGGGGAATGTGAGCGACGGATACTTATACCTTCCTCATGCGCCTCCCCTCGAGGCGGGAGTTTCCGCGGAGCGACGGCTCGGCCGTCTCGTGATCGGGGCCGCGGGAGCGGAAGCGACACGTAAATAGACGCCCAGTCCGAACGACCGGCAATGAGTGGACGGTCGGCGTTCGTCCGTCGATGCGGTATC containing:
- a CDS encoding 50S ribosomal protein L18, which translates into the protein MATGPRYKVPMRRRREVRTDYHQRLRLLKSGKPRLVARKSNKHTTAQLITPGPQGDETLASAHSSDLEEYGWDAPTSNISAAYLTGLLAGQRAVEAGIEEAVLDIGLNTATPGNKVFAVQEGAIDAGLDIPHNDSVLADWSRTRGEHIAEYAEQLDEPLYSGEFDATDLPEHFDEVREEILE
- a CDS encoding 30S ribosomal protein S14; this encodes MSESETEADDDRTGEHAAKRTGQIESCQRCGREQGLVGKYDINLCRQCFREIAREMGFRKYR
- a CDS encoding 50S ribosomal protein L19e yields the protein MTDLSAQKRLAADVLDVGENRVWLDPDAQGDIAEAITRDEIRELVDEGRIQADEPSGNSRGRARERNAKRAYGHQKGQGKRRGKKGARQNEKDEWQDKIRAQRRKLRELRDKGELSPTQYRELYKKAGGGEFRSVRYLLNYIDDNYGDQ
- a CDS encoding cytochrome C oxidase subunit IV family protein, coding for MASLRTYSLIYVALLLLATGKFAFFHFPEIFSEQVAIAGTMVLAVIKVSLIAGYFQHLKDEPRSITYMMLTAAFMVVLLTLAAGYSIQ
- a CDS encoding uL15m family ribosomal protein, which produces MTSKKRRQRGSRTHSGGSHKNRRGAGHRGGRGRAGRSKHEFHNYEPKGKHGFKRPHDIRETVAEIDVQKLDEDAILYVAEDLAEETDGGYELDARDIVEDGHEVDKVKVLGSGQVRNELTVTADAFSDAAREKLEAAGGDAVLTERAQEADDADTEQDEE
- the rpmD gene encoding 50S ribosomal protein L30 encodes the protein MKAIVQVRGEVNRQEDVQDTLEMLNIHSVNHCALVPETDAYEGMVAKVNDYVAHGEPDADVLETLLAKRAEPLEGDQSDVDEAWLADNTEYDGFGVLADALLAEETTLRDEGLSPTLRLHPPRGGHEGIKKPTVEGGQLGKHTTGEINDLLESMR
- a CDS encoding 50S ribosomal protein L6 yields the protein MRVELEIPENVTVEVDRFDVTVEGPEGTVSRRLWYPDVTVETDDDQVVIESGAEDAKTNSTVGTFESHITNAFHGVTEGWEYEMEVFYSHFPMQVRVEGEEVVIENFLGEKAPRRTTIHGETEVTVDDEQLVLSGPSKEDVGQTAADIEQLTKVSGKDTRIFQDGVYITNKPAKGGA
- a CDS encoding 50S ribosomal protein L32e, which translates into the protein MADDEPQELEDISGVGASKADALRDAGFESIQDVKEADQDDLAEADGVGNALAARIKADVGDLEVTEETEAEIEDEGAEEAEPEEDVETELQPRGLTEKTPDLSEDEERLLNRRKKEGKPQFNRQDYHKKKRTPESWRRPRGTLSKQRRGVKGKGPKVQAGYRTPTEVRGKHPSGFEEVYVENTDDLEGVDGDREAVRIASAVGARKRERIEEQAEEQGVRVLNPTYEEVEVESDD
- a CDS encoding 30S ribosomal protein S8, with the translated sequence MTGNDPLSNALSGLDNAESVGHLTHEVTPASNEIGSVLEVFYDRGYIDGFEYVDDGKAGHFEVELKGAINECGPIKPRYAVGAEDFEKWEKRYLPARDFGALVVTTSSGIMSHYEAREQGIGGQVIAYVY
- the secY gene encoding preprotein translocase subunit SecY, with product MGWKEAAEPVLTRMPAVRRPEGHVPFKRKLMWTAGILMLYFFLTNVTLLGLQSGGANDLFGEFRAILAGSQGSVLQVGIGPIVTASIVLQLLGGANLLGLDTDDPRDQVLYQGLQKLLVVLMVILTGLPMVFAGGFLPAQSSLQLGGLALEGTQVQLLMFAQILVGGVLILYMDEVVSKWGVGSGIGLFIIAGVSQRLVTGLVQPAQGGFFFDWYRILTGQVDVGSLVSAAGLQTLLINEGHIIALVTTLLIFGIVVYAESVRVEIPLSHARVKGARGRFPVKLIYASVLPMILVRAVQANVQFMGQILNRQWGGMPTWLGTYSQGQPDGGLFYYLAPIYSPQDWMWWTANVSQNAWQVLIRIGIDVTFMVVGGAIFAIFWVETTDMGPESTAKQIQNSGMQIPGFRQNVGVIEKVMERYIPQVTVIGGALVGLLAVWANMLGTIGNVSGTGLLLAVSITYKLYEEIAEEQLMEMHPMMRQMFGNE
- a CDS encoding 30S ribosomal protein S5, which gives rise to MSGNNYNDGGWEPVTRLGRMVQEGDIETMEDALNSGLPLKEPELVDQLLPGLEDEVLDINMVQRMTDSGRRVKFRCVVAVGNRDGFIGYAEGRDDQVGSAIQKAIGIAKLNMIQVPRGSGSWEDRSDRPHSLTRRTTGKAGSVEVELIPAPEGLGLAASDTVRHVLELAGIENAWTKSHGNTRTTVNLAKATYNALENASQSRHPRRRPDREEAEVSE